Proteins encoded within one genomic window of Brachybacterium avium:
- a CDS encoding mycothione reductase, with the protein MTETTHFDIALIGSGSANSFPGPEFAGRSIVQIDRGVGPDQVFGGTCINLGCIPTKMFVHTADLAHTPADSARFGLTEQLRHVDWPAIRDRIFGRIDAISVGGEEYRRDHEDNANLTLLRGTARFVGPKTLQVTGNDGSEGADRTISADTIVLGAGSRPVLPSIDGLAEAAPHTSDTIMRVEQLPASLAILGSGVIAVEMAHIFASLGVEVTLIARSQQVLSSADADVSARLTEILEQRLRLEKGLSTTSVRRTGDGIELRGEQDGAEVLIRAEELLVAVGRRPNSDLLDVAAAGIDTAADGRVEVDAHQRVLGDGEVLEGLWAFGDLSSAHQLKHVANHEQRIVRHNILHPEQLRRSDTMPVPSGVFSHPQVAWVGMDEEAARRSGREVRVAVQEYASIAYGWALEDTTGFAKIIIDAQTTEILGAHLIGAEATTLIQQLIQAMSTGQTARDIATTQYWIHPAMPELIENALLQLVP; encoded by the coding sequence AGGTCTTCGGAGGCACCTGCATCAACCTCGGATGCATCCCGACGAAGATGTTCGTGCATACCGCGGACCTCGCCCACACCCCCGCCGACTCCGCCCGCTTCGGGCTCACCGAGCAGCTGCGGCACGTGGACTGGCCGGCGATCCGGGACCGCATCTTCGGCCGCATCGATGCGATCTCCGTGGGTGGCGAGGAGTACCGCCGCGACCACGAGGACAATGCGAACCTCACCCTGCTGCGCGGGACCGCCCGCTTCGTGGGCCCGAAGACCCTGCAGGTGACCGGGAACGACGGCAGCGAAGGTGCGGACCGGACGATCAGCGCCGACACCATCGTGCTCGGCGCCGGCTCCCGCCCCGTGCTCCCGTCGATCGACGGCCTGGCCGAGGCGGCACCGCACACCTCCGACACCATCATGCGGGTCGAGCAGCTGCCGGCCTCGCTCGCGATCCTCGGCTCCGGAGTGATCGCGGTGGAGATGGCGCACATCTTCGCCTCCCTCGGCGTGGAGGTCACCCTGATCGCCCGGTCCCAGCAGGTGCTCAGCAGTGCGGACGCGGACGTCTCCGCCCGGCTCACCGAGATCCTCGAGCAGCGGCTCCGGTTGGAGAAGGGGCTGTCCACCACCTCCGTCCGCCGCACCGGCGACGGCATCGAGCTGCGCGGTGAGCAGGACGGCGCCGAGGTGCTGATCCGGGCCGAGGAGCTGCTGGTCGCCGTCGGCCGACGCCCCAACTCCGACCTGCTGGACGTCGCCGCCGCAGGGATCGACACCGCCGCAGACGGCAGGGTGGAGGTGGATGCCCACCAGCGCGTGCTCGGCGACGGGGAGGTGCTCGAGGGCCTGTGGGCCTTCGGCGACCTCTCCAGCGCGCATCAGCTCAAGCACGTCGCCAACCATGAGCAGCGGATCGTGCGGCACAACATCCTGCATCCCGAGCAGCTGCGTCGCAGCGACACCATGCCGGTGCCCAGCGGCGTGTTCAGCCATCCGCAGGTCGCCTGGGTCGGGATGGACGAGGAGGCGGCTCGGCGCAGCGGACGGGAGGTGCGGGTCGCGGTCCAGGAGTATGCCTCGATCGCCTACGGCTGGGCGCTCGAGGACACCACCGGCTTCGCGAAGATCATCATCGATGCGCAGACCACCGAGATCCTCGGCGCGCATCTGATCGGCGCCGAGGCCACCACCCTCATCCAGCAGCTGATCCAGGCGATGAGCACCGGGCAGACCGCCCGGGACATCGCCACCACCCAGTACTGGATCCATCCGGCCATGCCCGAGCTGATCGAGAACGCACTGCTGCAGCTCGTGCCCTGA
- a CDS encoding LCP family protein, translating to MTDHSSDSRRRRRRSGRHQQPARRPASPPLPPDEARRNRDAAFGTTGEKRTWPGGSPASAPSAPSPSAAAPSPSEPSPSAPRAAHRSSDEGESYPEQSETRARGRRAAFPLEQLSQSSTAPEGGASAAARSDEAESNDQVGGSAGAAPAPRGRRRAAPATGHAADQQDVWATSSPQSPATPVPGRTGSAAAAAADPVAETDATAAGAAEAEADSGSLPMVAFWTVLTSLLPGSGLVTTRLRRLGWALLAVLLLILVGIGAFLLIGDPLRTGAMLATKRGVLIGAMIAVGVVGIVWALQIVLANLAHSRRERLAGAKRYLALALAALMVIAVAVPAARGVQSLWALQGLFGSRTVFGGGEGGHHPFTSGKDPWADAGRVNIMLLGQDAGADRTGTRPDTIMVASIDTASGRTALFSIPRNLEKVQFPEDTPPAEVFPDGFDYFGKNQSLINAVWTWAEDRPDLFPNDPEPGLTATRWAVEETLGLDMDYYAMVNLQGFEDLVNALGGVDLVVERRIPIGGGASKIDGYIEPGLQKLDGFHALWYARSREGSNDFNRMCRQQRIVRAVTEEADPTTLAFSIPRLVDATEANIQTNIPVKNLDAFVDLALRIKDAGFTSYPITQDVTFSGNPDYEYLEEWVQASIEDSMEQEAPESVLGETEPGSTDPAETGDAPEESGGSGDDEQESTEGTTTEEESSTDDSGQAEESTPAPEIEQDPLKSCLPGHEE from the coding sequence ATGACGGACCACTCCTCGGACTCCCGCCGCAGACGCCGTCGGTCCGGCAGACACCAGCAGCCGGCCCGGCGACCTGCCTCGCCGCCGCTGCCACCGGACGAAGCACGACGGAACCGGGATGCCGCTTTCGGCACGACCGGAGAGAAGCGCACCTGGCCCGGGGGCAGTCCTGCCTCCGCTCCGTCCGCACCCTCGCCGTCTGCAGCTGCACCCTCGCCGTCCGAGCCCTCCCCCTCCGCGCCGCGCGCCGCCCACCGTTCCTCCGACGAGGGCGAGTCGTACCCCGAGCAGTCGGAGACGCGCGCTCGCGGCCGCCGTGCCGCGTTCCCGCTCGAGCAGCTCTCGCAGTCCTCCACCGCCCCGGAGGGCGGCGCCTCCGCCGCTGCCCGGTCCGATGAGGCCGAGAGCAACGATCAGGTCGGCGGCTCCGCCGGCGCGGCGCCCGCTCCGCGCGGTCGCCGCCGGGCGGCTCCGGCGACCGGGCACGCCGCCGACCAGCAGGATGTGTGGGCGACGAGCTCCCCGCAGAGCCCGGCCACCCCGGTGCCCGGGCGGACGGGCTCCGCCGCTGCAGCCGCTGCGGACCCCGTCGCCGAGACCGACGCCACCGCTGCTGGTGCGGCCGAGGCCGAGGCGGATTCCGGGTCGCTGCCCATGGTCGCCTTCTGGACCGTGCTGACTTCCCTCCTGCCCGGGTCCGGCCTGGTCACCACCCGGCTGCGCCGTCTCGGCTGGGCCCTGCTGGCGGTGCTGCTGCTGATCCTCGTCGGCATCGGAGCCTTCCTGCTGATCGGCGATCCGCTGCGCACCGGCGCGATGCTGGCGACCAAGCGCGGGGTCCTGATCGGGGCGATGATCGCCGTCGGTGTGGTGGGCATCGTCTGGGCCCTGCAGATCGTGCTGGCGAACCTCGCGCATTCCCGTCGGGAGCGGCTCGCCGGTGCGAAGCGCTACCTGGCGCTGGCGCTCGCGGCGCTGATGGTGATCGCGGTGGCGGTGCCGGCGGCTCGCGGGGTCCAATCGCTGTGGGCGCTGCAGGGGCTGTTCGGCTCCCGGACCGTGTTCGGCGGCGGCGAGGGCGGGCATCATCCCTTCACCTCCGGCAAGGATCCGTGGGCGGATGCCGGGCGGGTCAACATCATGCTGCTGGGCCAGGACGCCGGCGCAGACCGCACCGGCACCCGGCCGGACACCATCATGGTCGCGTCGATCGATACGGCCAGCGGCCGCACCGCGCTGTTCTCCATCCCGCGCAACCTCGAGAAGGTCCAGTTCCCCGAGGACACCCCGCCCGCCGAGGTGTTCCCGGACGGCTTCGACTACTTCGGGAAGAACCAGAGCCTGATCAACGCGGTCTGGACCTGGGCGGAGGATCGCCCGGACCTGTTCCCGAACGACCCCGAGCCCGGGCTGACCGCGACGCGCTGGGCCGTCGAGGAGACCCTCGGGCTCGACATGGACTACTACGCGATGGTGAACCTGCAGGGCTTCGAGGACCTCGTGAACGCCCTGGGCGGCGTGGACCTGGTCGTCGAGCGGCGGATCCCGATCGGCGGCGGGGCGAGCAAGATCGACGGCTACATCGAGCCCGGGCTGCAGAAGCTCGACGGCTTCCATGCGCTCTGGTACGCCCGGTCCCGCGAGGGCTCCAACGACTTCAACCGCATGTGCCGTCAGCAGCGCATCGTGCGCGCCGTGACCGAGGAGGCCGACCCCACCACGCTCGCCTTCTCGATCCCCCGGCTGGTCGATGCCACCGAGGCGAACATCCAGACGAACATCCCGGTGAAGAACCTGGACGCCTTCGTGGATCTCGCGCTGCGGATCAAGGACGCCGGGTTCACGTCCTACCCGATCACGCAGGACGTCACCTTCTCCGGGAACCCCGACTACGAGTATCTCGAGGAGTGGGTCCAGGCCTCGATCGAGGACTCGATGGAGCAGGAGGCGCCGGAGTCCGTGCTCGGGGAGACCGAGCCGGGGTCCACCGACCCCGCCGAGACCGGGGACGCGCCGGAGGAGAGCGGCGGCAGCGGGGACGACGAGCAGGAGTCCACCGAGGGCACGACCACCGAGGAGGAGAGCTCGACGGACGACTCCGGCCAGGCCGAGGAGTCCACCCCGGCCCCCGAGATCGAGCAGGATCCGCTGAAGTCCTGCCTCCCCGGTCACGAGGAATGA
- a CDS encoding GuaB1 family IMP dehydrogenase-related protein yields MRLIHTPLTDLTYDDCFFLPNRSAITSRFDVDLSSDDGSGTTIPLIAANMTAVTGRRMAEVMARRGGLAVLPQDLSPERTDSIVRSVKSRDLLVDHPLTLTVSGTLGQAADLLPKRPHSIVVVIDEQRRPLGTVSAEEIAGRDSFSEVGEVLSEDVPVLRPEDLTVDPAQLHARIAATHHDAAVVVDEDGALRGVLTATGVLRSTIYRPATDAEGRLRIAVAVGVNADVAARVRELVEVGADVIVLDTAHGHQDKMLQALRAAREALGPREGTAVRLAAGNIVTGEGTRELIEAGADIVKVGVGPGAMCTTRMMTGVGRPQFSAVLECAAEARRLGGSVWADGGVRHPRDVALALAAGASNVMIGSWFAGTYESPGQMRTDESGRRFKESFGMASKRAVSHRTAHEDAFARARKGLFEEGISTSRMYLAEGKGGVEDLLDEITAGVRSSYTYAGAADTAEFRERSVIGLQGAAGYNEGRPVSSSWS; encoded by the coding sequence ATGCGTCTGATCCACACCCCGTTGACCGACCTCACCTACGACGACTGCTTCTTCCTGCCGAACCGTTCGGCGATCACCTCCCGCTTCGACGTCGACCTCAGCAGCGATGACGGTTCGGGCACCACGATCCCGCTGATCGCGGCGAACATGACCGCCGTGACCGGGCGGCGGATGGCGGAGGTGATGGCCCGTCGCGGTGGCCTCGCCGTGCTCCCCCAGGACCTCTCCCCGGAGCGGACCGACTCGATCGTCCGCTCGGTGAAGTCCCGTGACCTGCTGGTCGATCATCCGCTGACCCTCACCGTCTCCGGCACCCTCGGCCAGGCCGCGGACCTGCTGCCCAAGCGTCCCCACAGCATCGTCGTGGTGATCGACGAGCAGCGCCGTCCGCTGGGCACCGTCTCCGCGGAGGAGATCGCCGGGCGCGACTCCTTCTCCGAGGTGGGGGAGGTGCTCAGCGAGGATGTGCCCGTCCTGCGGCCGGAGGATCTCACGGTCGATCCCGCACAGCTGCATGCCCGCATCGCCGCGACCCACCACGATGCGGCCGTCGTCGTGGATGAGGACGGCGCGCTGCGCGGCGTCCTCACCGCCACCGGCGTGCTGCGCTCGACCATCTACCGCCCTGCCACGGACGCCGAGGGCCGGCTCCGCATCGCGGTCGCCGTCGGCGTCAACGCCGATGTCGCCGCCCGGGTGCGTGAACTGGTCGAGGTCGGCGCCGACGTGATCGTGCTCGACACCGCCCACGGCCACCAGGACAAGATGCTGCAGGCGCTGCGGGCCGCGCGTGAGGCGCTGGGGCCCCGCGAGGGCACTGCCGTGAGGCTCGCGGCGGGCAACATCGTCACCGGCGAGGGCACCCGGGAGCTGATCGAGGCCGGCGCCGACATCGTCAAGGTCGGCGTCGGGCCGGGCGCGATGTGCACCACCCGGATGATGACCGGGGTGGGGCGTCCCCAGTTCTCCGCCGTGCTCGAGTGCGCGGCCGAGGCCCGCCGCCTCGGCGGGAGCGTCTGGGCCGATGGGGGAGTGCGCCACCCCCGCGATGTCGCGCTCGCCCTCGCCGCCGGCGCCTCCAACGTGATGATCGGCTCCTGGTTCGCCGGCACCTACGAATCTCCCGGCCAGATGCGGACCGACGAGAGCGGCCGACGCTTCAAGGAGTCCTTCGGCATGGCCTCCAAGCGAGCGGTCTCCCACCGCACCGCGCACGAGGACGCCTTCGCCCGCGCCCGCAAGGGCCTGTTCGAGGAGGGCATCTCCACCTCGCGGATGTACCTCGCAGAGGGGAAGGGCGGAGTGGAGGACCTGCTCGACGAGATCACCGCAGGCGTCCGCTCCTCCTACACCTATGCGGGAGCCGCGGACACGGCCGAGTTCCGGGAGCGGTCCGTGATCGGTCTGCAGGGGGCGGCCGGATACAACGAGGGACGGCCGGTCTCCAGCTCCTGGAGCTGA
- the galE gene encoding UDP-glucose 4-epimerase GalE gives MTTLVIGGAGYIGSHVVRLLLEQGQEVVVVDNLSTGLRSRTEGAELIELDVTLPEARERLAFQMQASGVDSVIHFASHKQVGESVEKPEMYWHDNIGGLANVLAACSQAEVRDIVFSSSAAVYGMPDVDLVTEDLAPQPINPYGATKYVGEWMLADAERAHDMRTVALRYFNVAGAGWPELADTAVMNLVPIVLDRLERGLAPVVFGDGYDTPDGTCIRDYVHVLDLAHAHIAALDYLRGEERPHRAFNVGTGEGSSVLEVIDAIARAKGIEITPEIGPARAGDPARLICSGDRIARTLGWKSEHGLDDIVRSAVEARAAGITPDVEAYPEA, from the coding sequence ATGACGACTCTTGTGATCGGCGGCGCTGGATACATCGGATCGCACGTGGTGCGACTCCTCCTGGAGCAGGGGCAGGAGGTGGTGGTGGTCGACAACCTCTCCACGGGCCTGCGCAGCCGCACCGAGGGCGCGGAGCTGATCGAGCTCGACGTGACCCTCCCCGAGGCGCGTGAGAGGCTCGCCTTCCAGATGCAGGCCTCGGGCGTCGATTCCGTGATCCATTTCGCCTCCCACAAGCAGGTGGGCGAGTCCGTGGAGAAGCCGGAGATGTACTGGCACGACAACATCGGCGGTCTCGCCAATGTGCTGGCCGCCTGCTCGCAGGCCGAGGTCCGCGACATCGTGTTCTCCTCCTCGGCCGCCGTGTACGGCATGCCCGACGTCGACCTCGTCACCGAGGACCTCGCCCCGCAGCCCATCAACCCCTATGGCGCGACCAAGTACGTGGGGGAGTGGATGCTCGCCGATGCCGAGCGCGCCCATGACATGCGCACCGTCGCCCTGCGCTACTTCAACGTCGCCGGGGCCGGCTGGCCCGAACTGGCGGACACCGCGGTGATGAACCTGGTGCCGATCGTGCTGGACCGGCTCGAGCGGGGGCTGGCGCCGGTGGTCTTCGGGGACGGCTACGACACGCCCGACGGCACCTGCATCCGCGACTACGTGCACGTCCTCGATCTCGCCCATGCCCATATCGCCGCGCTGGACTACCTGCGCGGTGAGGAGCGCCCGCATCGCGCCTTCAACGTCGGCACCGGTGAGGGCTCCAGCGTGCTCGAGGTGATCGACGCGATCGCTCGCGCCAAGGGCATCGAGATCACCCCCGAGATCGGGCCGGCGCGCGCCGGGGACCCGGCGCGACTGATCTGCTCCGGCGACCGTATCGCCCGGACCCTCGGCTGGAAGTCCGAGCACGGCCTGGACGACATCGTCCGCTCCGCGGTCGAGGCGCGCGCAGCCGGGATCACCCCCGACGTCGAGGCCTACCCGGAGGCCTGA
- the ilvA gene encoding threonine ammonia-lyase IlvA, producing MREPTTTETVQAADLPVRAPDIETAAERLAPVLRRTPLQLSERLSELAGVPVWLKREDLQSVRSYKLRGAHLFLDSLDQTAREAGVVAASAGNHAQGVAQACRALGIRGRIYVPGTTPRQKRERITAIGGELVELILIGDTFDDAAEAAADDAERTGATQVPPFDHPLIMAGQGTVALEAAEQLRTEHGREMGTMVVPVGGGGLLGGCGAWLRERSPSTRIVGVEPAGAVSMAAAVRAGRPVTLHEMDRFVDGAAVRRVGTGPLRMVQAIHPELISVEEGAVCTEMLELYQVEGIIAEPAGALTATAVAIGAIEHLGRAGHDATDPAEETGDVVVVVSGGNNDVSRYNEIVERSLVHEGLKHYFLVTFPQEPGALRRFLDRVLGPDDDIVLFDYIKRNNREAGPALVGLEIGDREDLEPLMARMAASNMEIERVDPEDPIYRYLT from the coding sequence GTGAGGGAACCGACGACGACGGAGACCGTGCAGGCTGCGGACCTGCCGGTGCGAGCCCCCGACATCGAGACAGCCGCGGAGCGGCTCGCCCCGGTGCTGCGGCGCACCCCGCTCCAGCTCAGCGAACGGCTGAGCGAGCTGGCCGGGGTGCCGGTGTGGCTCAAGCGGGAAGATCTGCAGTCGGTGCGCTCGTACAAGCTGCGCGGCGCCCATCTCTTCCTCGACTCTCTCGATCAGACGGCGCGGGAGGCGGGCGTGGTCGCGGCGAGCGCGGGCAACCACGCCCAGGGCGTCGCCCAGGCCTGCAGGGCGCTCGGCATCCGCGGGCGCATCTACGTGCCCGGCACCACGCCACGCCAGAAGCGCGAACGGATCACCGCGATCGGCGGCGAGCTGGTCGAGCTGATCCTGATCGGCGACACCTTCGATGACGCCGCCGAGGCTGCGGCCGACGACGCCGAGCGCACCGGCGCCACGCAGGTCCCTCCCTTCGACCACCCGCTGATCATGGCCGGTCAGGGCACCGTCGCCCTCGAGGCGGCGGAGCAGTTGCGCACCGAGCACGGCCGCGAGATGGGCACGATGGTGGTGCCGGTCGGCGGCGGCGGGCTGCTGGGAGGCTGTGGGGCCTGGCTGCGGGAGCGCAGCCCCTCCACCCGGATCGTCGGGGTCGAGCCGGCCGGGGCGGTCTCGATGGCCGCTGCGGTGCGGGCCGGGCGCCCGGTCACCCTCCACGAGATGGACCGCTTCGTCGACGGGGCCGCCGTGCGCCGGGTCGGCACCGGACCGCTGCGGATGGTCCAGGCCATCCACCCCGAGCTGATCTCGGTGGAGGAAGGGGCGGTCTGCACCGAGATGCTCGAGCTCTACCAGGTCGAGGGGATCATCGCCGAGCCCGCCGGCGCGCTGACCGCGACCGCGGTCGCGATCGGCGCGATCGAGCACCTCGGCCGGGCCGGGCACGACGCCACCGATCCCGCGGAGGAGACCGGCGACGTGGTGGTGGTCGTCTCCGGCGGCAACAACGACGTCTCGCGGTACAACGAGATCGTGGAGCGCTCCCTCGTGCACGAGGGTCTCAAGCACTACTTCCTGGTCACCTTCCCGCAGGAGCCGGGTGCGCTGCGCCGCTTCCTGGACCGGGTGCTGGGCCCGGACGACGACATCGTGCTGTTCGACTACATCAAGCGCAACAACCGCGAGGCCGGCCCGGCCCTGGTCGGTCTCGAGATCGGTGACCGCGAGGATCTCGAACCGCTGATGGCGCGGATGGCCGCCTCGAACATGGAGATCGAGCGGGTGGATCCCGAGGATCCGATCTACCGCTACCTCACCTGA
- the ispF gene encoding 2-C-methyl-D-erythritol 2,4-cyclodiphosphate synthase: MTAPAPAPLPRTGIGVDVHAFAPTGTARELWVAGLRWEGEPGLVGHSDADVACHAACDALFSAAGIGDLGSHFGVDQPEWAGASGARLLGEAARRVQAAGFRIGNISVQVIGNRPRLSRRRDEACAAMSEAAGAPVTVSGSTTDALGLTGRGEGVAAIATALVITRAESIEEGTT, translated from the coding sequence ATGACCGCGCCCGCCCCGGCACCGCTGCCCCGGACCGGCATCGGGGTGGACGTGCACGCCTTCGCCCCGACCGGCACCGCTCGTGAGCTATGGGTGGCGGGGCTGCGCTGGGAGGGGGAACCGGGGCTGGTCGGCCACTCCGACGCCGACGTCGCCTGCCACGCCGCCTGCGACGCCCTCTTCTCCGCTGCCGGGATCGGCGACCTCGGCTCCCATTTCGGGGTGGATCAGCCGGAATGGGCCGGAGCCTCCGGTGCGCGGCTGCTGGGCGAAGCGGCTCGCCGGGTGCAGGCGGCCGGATTCCGGATCGGCAACATCTCGGTGCAGGTGATCGGCAACCGCCCGCGGCTGTCCCGACGCCGCGACGAGGCCTGCGCCGCGATGAGCGAGGCCGCCGGAGCACCGGTCACGGTCTCCGGCAGCACCACCGACGCCCTGGGGCTCACCGGTCGCGGCGAAGGTGTGGCCGCGATAGCGACGGCCCTGGTCATCACCCGTGCCGAGTCCATCGAGGAGGGAACAACGTGA
- a CDS encoding PTS sugar transporter subunit IIB, giving the protein MLTIAIVCGAGIATSALIAEQVRDHIASRGREAHVVQATVMDLLSADFHADLVISTVNLPDALGIPQISGMPLLLGTNPQVTYDDIDRLLARIDAEGTGSGNQQR; this is encoded by the coding sequence ATGCTCACCATCGCCATCGTGTGCGGCGCAGGAATCGCCACCTCCGCACTGATCGCGGAGCAGGTGCGCGACCACATCGCTTCCCGCGGCCGCGAGGCGCACGTCGTCCAGGCCACCGTGATGGATCTGCTCTCGGCAGATTTCCACGCCGACCTGGTGATCAGCACCGTGAACCTCCCGGACGCCCTCGGGATCCCGCAGATCTCCGGGATGCCGCTGCTGCTGGGAACGAACCCGCAGGTCACCTACGACGACATCGATCGGCTGCTGGCACGGATCGATGCCGAGGGCACCGGGTCCGGGAACCAGCAGCGATGA
- a CDS encoding IspD/TarI family cytidylyltransferase, which yields MTQPRRARHTRLHGRAAGVVLAGGSGTRVGAGINKAFLPLAGRSIAAWGLNTLSAVEGIGILVFVVRPDDLEHARFVDARETDSPLEIITGGETRQESELLALRHLADRIDSGAIDTVLIHDAARPLVSRGLVSAVLHAARETGGAVPGIPATDIAAAGRGDALSGSSRHHRHALVRVQTPQGFHAATILDAYESAARADFVGTDTASCAEEYTDIPVTWVRGEETNFKITYAQDLLLAQDVVSALGLRSG from the coding sequence GTGACCCAGCCCCGCCGCGCCCGCCACACCCGCCTGCATGGCCGGGCTGCCGGCGTGGTGCTCGCCGGTGGGTCGGGCACCCGCGTGGGGGCCGGGATCAACAAGGCGTTCCTGCCGTTGGCCGGGCGCAGCATCGCGGCCTGGGGCCTGAACACGCTCTCCGCCGTCGAAGGCATCGGGATCCTCGTCTTCGTGGTCCGCCCCGACGACCTCGAGCATGCACGCTTCGTGGATGCCCGGGAGACGGACTCCCCGCTGGAGATCATCACCGGGGGAGAGACCCGCCAGGAGTCCGAGCTGCTCGCCCTGCGGCACCTCGCCGACCGCATCGACAGCGGGGCCATCGACACCGTGCTCATCCATGACGCCGCCCGCCCGCTGGTCTCCCGCGGGCTGGTCTCGGCGGTGCTGCACGCCGCCCGGGAGACCGGGGGCGCCGTTCCCGGCATCCCTGCCACGGACATCGCCGCGGCCGGGCGGGGCGATGCTCTCTCGGGGAGCTCCCGGCACCATCGGCACGCCCTGGTGCGGGTGCAGACCCCGCAGGGCTTCCACGCCGCGACGATCCTGGACGCCTATGAGTCTGCCGCGCGCGCCGACTTCGTGGGCACCGATACTGCCTCCTGCGCCGAGGAGTACACCGATATCCCCGTGACCTGGGTCCGCGGCGAGGAGACCAATTTCAAGATCACCTATGCACAGGACCTGCTCCTGGCACAGGACGTGGTCAGCGCGCTAGGTTTGAGGTCAGGGTGA
- a CDS encoding IspD/TarI family cytidylyltransferase: MSSAPSPTTVRPVVLALAPTAPGLSQGASIPCLERLGGSRLIDRLLGTLHGAGLPAPLVITTAPAHAVLRATLGRSMPVIASAGGRDGALRAALERSSEELLLVHDAERALTPGTVVRDVLAALRQEDDAVVPVIPLTDSVKEVRPDGLRNIDRSTLTGLQSPRLVRRRMLESVLPMDSSAPQQPASSAGSGHAEHADAGGFDEIRAAVAQGLQVRTVQGSHAGFAVRDRLSLWQAQISLGLARDTSHRHGLARPS; this comes from the coding sequence ATGTCGTCCGCCCCGTCCCCGACCACCGTGCGTCCGGTCGTCCTCGCGCTCGCGCCGACCGCCCCGGGCCTGTCGCAGGGCGCGTCGATCCCGTGTCTCGAGCGGCTCGGGGGCTCCCGGCTCATCGACCGGCTCCTGGGCACCCTGCACGGTGCCGGCCTGCCGGCGCCGCTGGTGATCACCACGGCGCCCGCTCACGCGGTCCTGCGCGCGACGCTGGGGCGCAGCATGCCGGTGATCGCGAGCGCCGGCGGCCGGGACGGGGCGCTCCGCGCCGCTCTCGAGCGCAGCTCGGAGGAGCTGCTGCTGGTCCACGATGCGGAGCGTGCGCTCACCCCGGGGACGGTCGTCCGCGACGTCCTGGCAGCCCTGCGCCAGGAGGATGACGCCGTGGTCCCGGTGATCCCGCTGACGGATTCCGTCAAGGAGGTCCGCCCCGACGGGCTGCGCAACATCGATCGCTCGACCCTGACGGGGCTGCAGAGTCCGCGCCTGGTACGGCGCCGAATGCTCGAGTCCGTGCTGCCGATGGACTCCTCGGCGCCGCAGCAGCCGGCATCGAGCGCCGGGTCCGGCCACGCGGAGCACGCCGACGCCGGCGGCTTCGACGAGATCCGGGCCGCGGTCGCCCAGGGGCTGCAGGTGCGCACAGTGCAGGGATCGCACGCCGGGTTCGCGGTGCGGGACCGACTGAGCCTCTGGCAGGCACAGATCTCCCTGGGGCTGGCGCGGGACACCTCGCACCGCCACGGACTGGCACGACCCAGCTGA
- a CDS encoding CarD family transcriptional regulator, with translation MNFAVGETVVYPHHGAALIEEVKTRTIKGEDRTYLKLKVAQGDLTIEVPAENVDLVGVRDVVDKEGLEEVFEVLRQPYTEEPTNWSRRYKANVEKLASGDVKKVAEVVRDLWRRDQDRGLSAGEKRMLAKARQILVSELALAEKTDEASAESILDEVLAS, from the coding sequence ATGAACTTTGCCGTCGGCGAGACCGTCGTCTACCCGCACCACGGTGCCGCGCTCATCGAAGAGGTCAAGACCCGCACCATCAAAGGCGAGGACCGCACGTACCTCAAGCTGAAGGTCGCCCAGGGAGATCTGACCATCGAGGTCCCCGCAGAGAACGTCGATCTCGTCGGCGTGCGGGATGTCGTGGACAAGGAAGGCCTCGAGGAGGTCTTCGAGGTGCTGCGCCAGCCCTACACCGAGGAGCCCACGAACTGGTCGCGCCGCTACAAGGCCAATGTCGAGAAGCTCGCCTCCGGTGACGTGAAGAAGGTGGCGGAGGTCGTGCGCGACCTGTGGCGTCGCGATCAGGATCGCGGGCTGTCCGCCGGGGAGAAGCGGATGCTGGCGAAGGCGCGGCAGATCCTGGTCTCCGAGCTCGCCCTGGCCGAGAAGACGGATGAGGCCAGCGCCGAGTCCATCCTCGATGAGGTCCTCGCCTCCTGA